Within Vigna unguiculata cultivar IT97K-499-35 chromosome 2, ASM411807v1, whole genome shotgun sequence, the genomic segment TGTATAACACAACAGAAATGCGTTTAACGCAAACAACCATATGGATTCATAAAAAAAGTTCATGGGTTACACCAAGTTAACAGATTCAGCAACATCACAGAAACATTCGTTAATAAATACATCTATTATAGGTTCTGTTTCACTGTGATCAACTTCAAACACAATGTGTCTCCTTCCTTCAACCCATGCTCTGTGCAGAACTGCCTCCATCCCATGCCAAATTTGGTTGagttttttgttttggaaaGTAAGACTTTGCACAGCACTCCTGTCTTTGGTGAGAGCAAGACCACTtcacttaatttttttgttcttattagGTTACCAAATGGAACACTCAAATCCTGTGTGAAAGGAAAAGGGAACGCCAAAAAGAAACCAATTTTAATGGGATTACTCATAACCAATAGACATTCTTAGTTAAATAAcaatcaaaatataagaaataccAGGTGGCTTCTTTGGGCTTGAGATTTTGTCAGTGTAACAGAGAAAAAAGAACCGTCAGGGACCCTATTTGCATGACGTAAGAATGCACGCATGTTTTCTGGTGAACATTCACCCACAAAGACCGTTATTTCGAACTCTGAATTGCCAATGTAACGAAATTGGACGTGTGCATCCTAAATTTGCGAGAGGTAAGACTTTTCCAGATCTGTCCACCCATGAACAATTCTGGGATTTGCGGTGTCCATGTTGTAGGTGACATTGAATTTGCTTCCAAAACTATCACTCAAAACCCAATTAGGGGTTAGATCTGCTTCGAAAGCTGCTGCAAAATGACGATCCACATACCCGCAATCCTTCCTATTTACATTTTACGAATTTGTTTTAAGTTAGAAACCGAATACATCACAAttacaataacaaaacaaaaaaaaaacacagtaGAACCTGATTTTGGATGTAGATGGTTGTAAATTTCCACAGCACCACCGCCCCATGTGCACTCCCACTTGTTGCCATCATTGAAACGGGGTTCTTTTTGGGTTAGTATGTGGTCCCATACAACGAAGTAGACCACTTTATATAAGTGTGAATGACGCCTTACCGAGAAGAGATAGCGTttctcaaaaccaaaagtttgaATGGTCTTGTCACAACTTTTTAAATGGTCAAACGTTGGGAAGAGATGAAACAACTCATCTCATGCAACCTACAAGGGTATATAACGTTTCCGTAAACATTAATGGCAAAACTTGGATGGTTGGTGTATTACATGTGTCCTAACAAAACCAATTCAATTACAACCACCATCGAATAAATTAGACATGGTAATAAATTGTAGGTGAATTAAATTCTACGTTATTTAATTCAAATcgttataaacttaaaatattttctttatattcataACTTATGGCGTAACTTTACAACGTCCATATACAATGCATCTTAATTGTGCATTTAACAAAAGAATCAAAAAAACCTGAACATGTTATGACCACTAGTAATAGGGAACATGATAATGACAAACACAACCAATTAAAGCAATTGGTGTTTGTTACTCGCATGTTCCTAGCAAAAATTGTCTACCCACAAAAATAATAACTCAAATTATCTTTCCTCTTGTCCACGGACAGGGCCTTCAGTAATCCTGAAATTCAAACACAATTACATGACCACGatacaatatatttaatgtGCTGGGACGACACGTGTGTACTGAGTCATGGTTAATCATACCTCAACTGATGCGAGGTTTGTTGTTGTGGTGGAAAGGGGACACTGATTAAATTCAGAGTGCAGTGATGTTAGAAGAGACAAGAAACCTGCGTGTGGAATGTAGGATTGTAATGTTTGATGGTCTTGCACTGGGATATCTTGGAAATTTGGTTCTGAATGAATTGTCGGCGGGTCCTACCACAAAATACACACCTGTTATGGACTtccttatataatattaaaattcaataaaggAACACACAATACTGCAAGATACAAACCATTAAATTGCGAGATGCTTTGTTTCTTGCCGCAGCtgttttcttcctttttgtTATCTTTTCCACAGTTGATTTCAACCTATTTGTCCGTGGTCTACCTTTCCTTTTTACGTGAATGGGACTTCGAACAATATTGctgtgatgtgcagaagacaTTACATGGTCGGGTAAGCTGTGATCCTCATGACAAGCACTTGGATGGTCGTCCCCACATCTGAAGGGATTGGGTTCATTTGGTAACCCTAATGTAGTTGCAATTGTGTTAAACTGATCAAACACCGATTGGGCAGCACTTTCTGTTTCACATGCGACCTCACCGATGTCATTAAATCTCTTCCGTAATGACTGGAATCTTTGCATTTGTGGATCATCCGAACTTTGGTTGTACGCTGCTTTCATCAAAGTGTATCGTCTTCTAACATTTTTGGACCACCTCCTTAGCACGTAATGTTCAGGGACACAATCAATGTCTTCCTGCCCAAGGACCAAGAAACAGTGTCGACATAAGATACCACGAAACTCAAATAGTAGACAACTACATTTGGTTGTTGTTGTGATGGAGTCAAACAACACGTCATGAAATTTGTTGGCCCTCTTGCCATTCCATAAGAAGTTTTCCTTAACATTATAATTCCAAATGCTTCCATCTTTGACAACATTCATAACAAAGCAATTCATCTTCGCTCTAAATTCATTCTGGATCTCACCAAATTTAGCATGGGTATAGTGCAACTGAAATTGCCTCTCAATTAGGGATTGCGACCCACACGGAATTGTGGTGTTAACAGATGCGAAGTCAGCCTCAAATTCCTTCTCTGCTTTTTGCCTAAGTGCGTTGTCATATTGGACGACGAACTGTTGCAATGAAGTGCTGGAATTTATGAACCCATCAAAAAATGCATTCATACCTTCACTTCATTGTGTCGTTGACATTCCAGCCCAAAATTTATTTCTCAAATAACAAGGCACCCACAAATGTCTCTCCTCGTACAACGAACATAGCCACTCGTTGTTAACAAGGCCGTTATTTGTGAtgaattcattccaaccaaccTCAAATTGGTCAACACCACTTGAGTCATACACTAGTGCCTTCATTTGACTTTTGATAACATTGTACTGTGTGTAACCCTACAATTTTTCTGGAACCTTTTTCATTATATGCCAAAGGCACCATCTATGATTAGTGTTGGGGAAAACAATTTGAATTGCATTGCGCATAGCTTTGCACTGGTCAGTGATGATCCCTTCAGGTGCCCTGTTGGACATGCAACGTAACCAACACCTAAACAACCATACAAATGTTGATGTGTCCTCTGCAGATACTAGACCACACCCCAATAAAATTGATTGCCAGTGGTGATTAACACCAACAAACGGTGCAAATGGCATGTCGTACTTGTTTGTCAAATATGTTGTGTCAAACGATACAACATCACCAAAATACTCGCATGCCGCTCGGCTCCTTGAATCCGCCCAAAAAACATTTGATATTCTATTGTCTTCGTCCATgtcaatttcaaagaagaaatcATTGTTGACTTCACGCATGTGGGAAAAGTGTCGAAGCAAAGCTTGTCCATCCCCATCCTTGCATAATTGCCTTCTTTTATGAGCTTCATATCCTCCAGCTTCGCACACCAGTGAACGATAACTCTTGTTGATGCGGACCCCGGCTTCGTCGTTTATGTCAACTGTTTGCCTAGCATGAATATTAACTTTTTGATTTCCTGATATCAGCCTTGATTCAATAGGACTAATATTGTGGCTGTGCTCCATGACAACACTTCTTATGTGCCATTTCCCATCTTTTTTACCAACCGATATTCCAGCCTGACATTGCTTGGTCTGGCTAGGTAGTGTCTTAACCTCTGGACGTATGGTGGAGACATAATTACCTTCACGACAACAGACAAGTTTAACATATTTAAGTTCGTTGTCCTTTCCCTTCTTTGAACTTCTTATTCTAATACCAAATCCAGTTCTAATAGCAAAGTCTctgtaaaattttttaactgCATCAAGTGTCTCGAAGCACATGTGAACTCTCGGAACAAGGTCGACATCGTTGTCATTGTCAACAATTTGGTCGTCCATCACACACTAGGCACCATCATTCAATTCTTCAAGAGAAATATCATCAAGTGTTGTCTCCATCATATGAACAACATGAACGACGTGCCTGAAAGCAACATTTAATGAAGCGTGCTTCAACATAGTGTCGTACATATTGAgttaataacaacatttatgACCCCTTCCcgttgtttaaattaaaaagaaaaaaaccaaacCAACTGATCTAAGAAccctaaataaatattaaacaacaATACAAACATCTCCATTAACTGTCTGAACAACGTCCAACACAATGTGGCTGTTTTACTACACTACTGCACCATTTTCGAAATGAGTTTCAGAACTTACGGGAACTTACTTTGCCAAAACCGAAGCCAACCTAATGTCTTCAATATGTGCACGACCTTTGAGGTTGGTTGTTGTAGTCAATGAAGTTGTTCTTCCAAAATGACTGTGGACAATGAATGAACTCCATCTACCAGACCGTGGAAGATGGTGGTGCCATAAATGTGCATTCAGTGGTGGTAGGTGGGAGTGAGGGAGGGTAGCTTCTTTATGGCTTCGCGATGTAACAGGAAAAGTTAAGTTAAACTACCGCCAACTTAAACTTACCCTACAAGAAAAGTAAGGGTATTTCGGTCAAACaataacattattaattttttattataaatactgtATTCGGGAACCAAACACTACTCAAAGCAAGACCTTACTTTTCACCACCAGGTAATCACTGATTGTGTTCGTCTTCGATGGAGGAAGTTGACACATTTCGCTTTAAGCATTCGCCCCACCCACCATTTCATATATTGACTAACCtcttaataacttttttatgttttattatttgcGTTAATGTTATTGCATTTTGTGATTACAGATCACTTTGTGATGGAACCTTGGGAAGGACTAGATGTTGAACAAGAAGACCTGGAGGCATTCTTGAAAAAATGCAACTCCGGTGCAACGCTAATACCAGGGCCTGCGGGAAATGTTCAAGCTTCAATGCTTAATCGGGAAAGACAAGAGGCCCAGAGCACCCAAGAATTTGCTAGGGACGTGGCTGCTGCAACGTACGACAGAGATTTCAAATCCAATGCCTGGCTATGGGCGGAGCGGTTCATCCACTTCCATGGTGAACTTTGGTCTATACTATGCATTGTTGATGTTCAATGAAAAACACCCTAATGACGCATTATCACCATGCTTCGCAGGTCTTGTTCAGGATGGGGACTTCAAAAATGTAACACCACTATCATGTAGTAAGACGATACCAAGACTCCCATTTGTGACCTGTCTGGTCAAGGAGTGCAAACCAAATGGTCTAGGTGACATGCAAATATGCATTAAGGTACACATGAACACGACCATCACCTTCGTTAATGCAACCATGTTTGGTTAATATTGATAAGTCCTCAAAAATTGCAGGACCAAAGCGCCACACTCTGGGCTAGTGTGCACAAGAAAGTGCTAGATCATGCTGACTTTGGTACAGAACTTATGGTTGGAGCTGTCTTGCTCCTGCAGGGTGTAATTATCTAACACTTCCATTGCAATTTGCATGACAATATTATTTGTCCATAACCTATGTCCCTGATGTTGTTTGTCATTTCCCTTTGGGTAGGTTGCCACTTTCACCTTTCCATACAGAAATACATACCTCAACATCACTTTACGTAACATTGTGAAGGTTAGGAAACAAAATGTATATGCACGTCTAAAATAATGATCTGTTAAATGTTTGTAAACCTAAACATTTCATATCCATGGACACTAGATTTTCAAACCAGACATTTCTCCTCCAACGGATGATCTAGTGAAAGCAACAGTCAAGCCGGTCATTGATCCTCATCCATCGGTTGATCCGAACATTGATAACATCTTGAAGAAATTTTTACACCCGTCAAGGATGCCTTCAACCAATGAACGTGCCGAAACCTCCGGAAGTAATGCAGGTGGAACATCCGTTCAGAATGATATTTGAAGTTGCCACAACCACTATTCTGTCCAGCGTTATGTTTTATGAAAGCCTTGTCATTATATTTTGCAGTGACAGTTTCATGGtcttatgtttaattttgttaccATGACAACATATGGAAAAGAAGTCACCAAATGTATTTTGATTCCTCTTATTGGATTTAACTTCCTATCTATCCAGATCAGTCACACTTCTTTGGGTTTTTTACCACATTTGAATCCCAAAATATTGTCAAATTTAGGTGGGGACCGTAATCAATATACATGGCAAGTTGTTCTACAAATGTTGTACAAACATCCACAAAATAATCAACGTACCTAAGTGGGAACTAATGCTAATATAGGTACAAACTTGTAATCGGATTTTTGTAACCCATTTATTAAAGAACCATAACACTCAAACCAATTCAAAAaggaaatatttaatatcaaaatttcaaattgggGACTTAAATGAATATACATGGAAAGTTGTCATTCAAGTTTTGTAATGACTTGACCTAAAACTAAGTTACAAATAAGTTATGAGTGGAGTTGAAGGAATATAGATCGGAAGTTGttacaaaacttttgaaataagtTCGAATATAAGTCAGTTACAAAAAACGTATGTCTGGAGTTAAACCAATATACATGGAGTGTTGtcataaaaattttgtaataactTCACCTAATAGTTACAAAAAAGTTTTATGTGGACTTAGACGATTATAAATGGAAACTTGACCAACAAATTGTGTTCACCAATAACTGAGTTCCACAACAATTACGTGTGGAGTTAAACGAATAAACATGGACAGTTGTGACACACATTTCGTAATAAGTTGACAAACTGAAGTTCGAAAAATAAGGTATATGGGGAGTTAAGGGACTATACATGGAAAGTTGTCATGAAAATTTTGTAACATCTTCACCTATAAGCAAGTTACAAGAAACTTATATGGGGGGTTATAAGACTACACATAGAAATTTGTCATTCAAGTTTTGTAATGACTTCACCTAAAAGTAAGTTAGAAATAAGTTATGAGTGGAGTTAAAGGAATATACATGGGAAGTTGTagcaaaacttttgaaataagtTCGAATATAAGTCAGTTACAAAAAATTTATGTGTGGAGTTAAACCAATATACATGGAGTGTTGTCATACAAATTTTGTGATTACTTCACCTAATACTTACAATAAAGTTATGTGTGGACTTAAACGATTATAAATGGAAACTTGACCAACAAATTCTGTTCACCAATAACTGAGTTCCACAAAAATTACGTGTGGAGTTAAACGAATAAACATGGACAGTTATGACACACAATTCGTAATAAGTTCACATAAACTGAAGTtccaaaataaatgtatatggGGAGTTAAGGGACCATACATGCAAAGTTGTCATgcaaattttgtaacaagttcaCCTATAAGCAAGTGACAACAAACTTATATGGGGAGTTATAGGACTATACATGGAAAGTTGTAATTCAAGTTTTGTAATGACTTCACCTAAAAGTAAGTTACAAATAAGAAATGAGTGCAGTTAAAGGAATATAGATGGCAAGTTGttacaaaacttttgaaataagtTCGAATATATGTCAGTTACAAAAAACTTATGTGTCGACTTAAACCAATATACATGGAGTGGTGtcataaaaattttgtaataagttCACGCAATAGTTACAAAAAAGTTATGTGTTGACTTACACGATTATAAATGGAAACTTGACCAACAAATTGTGTTCACCAATAACTGAGTTCCACAAAAATTACGTGTGGAGTTAAACGAATAAACATGGACAGTTGTCACACACATTTCGTAATAAGTTGACATAAACTGAAGTTCGAAAAAAAAGGTTTATGGGGAGTTAAGGGACTATACATGGAAAGTTGTCATGCAAATTTTGGTAAAAACTTCACCTTTAAGCAAGTTACAACAAACTTATATGGGGAGTTATAGGACTATACATGAAAAGTTGTCTTGCAAATTTTGTAATGACTTCACCTATAAGTTAGAAAAAACTTATATGGGGAGTTAAAGGACTATACATGGAAAGTTGTCATGCAAATATTGTAACAACTTCACCTATAAGTAAGTCACGACAAAGTTATATGGGGAGTTAAAGGAATATAGATGGGAAGTTGTCGGAAAATTTTTGTACTTACTTCAAATATAAGTCACTTACAAAAAAGTTATGTCTGGACTTAACCCAATGCACATGGTGACTTCCCATACAAAATTTGGAATAAGTTCATGTACAAGTAAGTTACACAAAAGTTATGTGTGGACTTAAACGAATATACATGGACACTTGTCatacaaattttgtattaaGTTCACCTGTACGTAACTTACAAAAAAAGTCATATGTGGACTTAAACGAATATACATAGGGACTTCCACTTACATTTTTTGTAACAATTTCTTTAAATGCAGTAACCAATTTCGTTACCTTGTACACTCATGAATCATACATAGATcgtactattttcttttttttatattattttaattgaccTAAGAACATAGCCaacttaaatttacaaacaatGTAATAATGCTTCATTACTGGATTAAAATGTCAACATTTTCCTGTCCAACCACAACTGGGGAGTTACACTTCAGTAATTGAGAACTTGGACCTAAATTTGTGAACACCAAATAATGTATGTAACTGACTTTGCCGTAAGAACATTTCCCTTATCCCTAAAACATGCTGAAGTCCATAAATTCATTCAGTTCTCACCAAACACAGTATATGTGGGCACCAATGTAAACTGCTtcaaacataacaaaaataatattactatgGTCAACAGAATTCACCAACTAAAGCCTAATTAAAGGAAACAATGTTAGACACTACAAAAGGACACAACAAATGACCACAAACTTGGCctataacaacaaaataaaagtcaACAATGATTGTCTTTGCAACCATTACATTCAAAACAAATTCAACCCAATGTAAGAAGCTTCGTCTTCCTTCTACTACCAAAACCCGCAAATGGCGTCCTTATTGCACGACTTTTAATTCGCTTTCGAGGTTGGGACTTCATACGGTCATACATGTTGCTTTGTTGTCCAACATCAACATCAACATCATCACCAGCAGAATCGTCACCTTCAACATCAGATGCAGGGTCATTAACGGTGTAATGAACACCAACATCAACCTCCTCCTCATCATTACCATCATCATGCGGATCATCTTTACCGTCACCCTCCGTACGGTTATGTTCTTCCTTTTTTGCAACCATATCCTCCAAATGAGACAAAAGAGCTTCCAATTCAGCAATCTCACGTTCTTCATTCTCTATAAGACGTTTTAGCTCTTCATTCTCCTTATCAATTGATCTGTTGTAGGAAGTCCCAAAAGTTTGGAATGCTTCTCTCACAAACTCATAACCAAGTTCTTCGTTACACACCACAACCTCATTAATAGCCTGTgaacaacaaaaaaaacttaatacAAACCATTCAATAACAgtatttaactaaattattataacttcTCCACACTAACCAATTCTTTATCAAAGGAACTTTTAACTAATTTGTCACCAACTTTAATTTTCATCCAGTGCAACAATCGTGGGAACTTTGATTTGTCGCTATTAAACGTTGTGTTGCAAACAAATATATGATCAAATGACCACAACTGAAACAATAAAAACAGATTATCCACAAGAAAATGTCCAACTACTAAGTAATTACTGAACATGAAAATGAAACAACAAAACTTTACCTGCAACATATACAcacatccaaataaatgaatgtgACTTGTATTTGATTCATACTTCAACGCCCTTGAAGCACTGCATAAGCTACCAACCAAATAGTCGTAGACTAAGTTGCCCCAATTGTATTTACCTATACTTTGCAAGTCATCCACTAACTTAAAAATTTTGGGAAACACGATCCCGTCTCTATTTGGCAACAAGAACTCAGATATGcctaacaatatataaaggctGGTAAACAATTCTATACTACCACTATCATTGTCATATTCCAAAAGAAACTCATAAATCCTTTTAACATGAACTTTCCCACTAGAAAATAACTTCCTACAGTCACTATCTTCATCATCGTCacttatatcaattttttcacCCAACACCCGAAGACCCAATCCTAAACAAACATCTAACAAATTAAATTCAACTACTTCCCTACCAATAGCAAAACCACCCCTCCTTTCAACCCATCTATAACATAACACAGGTAACAAATTGCGACTTATCTTAACAGAATGGTTTAACGACATAAACCACCAAAATGGTGTGCGTGCAATTGACTCTCGTTGTTTCACACTTAACTTTTGATTCAAAATTCCAACATATTTGGCTTTGCAAGAATGCCGGAAAAACATCTGTGTAAACAATAAACTGTGTTACATCATACCATATTAACATTAACATACACAATAGACAGAGGATTTTCAAACACATAACCAAACCTACCTTCACATCCTCAATCAATAGGCCCTCGGTATGCTCTTTACTGGCCATATTCAATAACTGAAAGGCAAATGGAACGATTTATGTTGCAGCAATGAAAACAGAAATCCCCCCAAGTGTTTCTCACCGCCGCCAACCAATCAAAAAATTGACATCATATACAACAAAATTACATCCATATCTAAATCGATACCTGAATTGCAACGAATAGCACAAATGCTAATGGGGTTCGCCAAACTTCAATTTCTCGGATTCTTCAAACGAAAACGTAATTTCGTTCTTCAAAACCACAAACCCTAACCTCCTTGGCCGCCTTCCTCCGGTAGATGCAACCCTGATTCAAATTCTCGTCAACCCTTGAGCGGTTCTGCGTGAGCGTTTACATTCATATCCCCTTTCACGCCTTTCTGTCCTTCCTCAAACCCTATTTCCAATTCTTCTGCAACTATTTGATTTCGCAATCTCCTTTATTCTCGTCAACCCTTGAGCGGTTCTGCGTGAGCGTTTACATTCATATCCCCTTTAAAGCCTTTCTATCCTTCCTCAAACCCTATTTCCAATTCTTCTGCAACTTTTTCATTTCGAAATCTCGTTTTCGACCATTCTCTGAAcgtcccaattttttttcttccacttAACCACGGCACGTGCAATTCTTGCAAAAAAATTTAACGTTATacctttttttattacattaaagcAGATCCTTTCACACGTGTCCTCTTCAAGCTGTGCGTTTGACACGTGTCCCGGTGTCAAAAGTGAGTTGAGAGAAGGAGTCAAAATAACGTTTCTGAAAAATtataggtgtgaattgggtggaaaaatattttagttttgaaaatggtgtaaataaatttgaggtgtccacgggggtctaaaaaattgtaggtgtgaattgggtgtaaaaaattttaggggtgaaaataaattttaggtgtcaaaaggggtgtaaaaaattgtaggtgtgaattgggtgtaaaattttaggtgtgataagggtgtaaaaaatttgaggtgtgaaaagcgggtgtaaaaattgtagctgtgaattgggtggaaaaaatttgaggtgtgaaaagggtgtaaaaaaatttgaggtgtgaaaaggggctgtaaaaattgtaggtgtgaattgggtggaaaaatattttaggtttga encodes:
- the LOC114173549 gene encoding protein MAIN-LIKE 1-like yields the protein MAGFRGANCVLNLAFRVANESIQPVGSSENHSSASPLLNMASKEHTEGLLIEDVKMFFRHSCKAKYVGILNQKLSVKQRESIARTPFWWFMSLNHSVKISRNLLPVLCYRWVERRGGFAIGREVVEFNLLDVCLGLGLRVLGEKIDISDDDEDSDCRKLFSSGKVHVKRIYEFLLEYDNDSGSIELFTSLYILLGISEFLLPNRDGIVFPKIFKLVDDLQSIGKYNWGNLVYDYLVGSLCSASRALKYESNTSHIHLFGCVYMLQLWSFDHIFVCNTTFNSDKSKFPRLLHWMKIKVGDKLVKSSFDKELAINEVVVCNEELGYEFVREAFQTFGTSYNRSIDKENEELKRLIENEEREIAELEALLSHLEDMVAKKEEHNRTEGDGKDDPHDDGNDEEEVDVGVHYTVNDPASDVEGDDSAGDDVDVDVGQQSNMYDRMKSQPRKRIKSRAIRTPFAGFGSRRKTKLLTLG
- the LOC114173548 gene encoding protein FAR-RED IMPAIRED RESPONSE 1-like, with product MDDQIVDNDNDVDLVPRVHMCFETLDAVKKFYRDFAIRTGFGIRIRSSKKGKDNELKYVKLVCCREGNYVSTIRPEVKTLPSQTKQCQAGISVGKKDGKWHIRSVVMEHSHNISPIESRLISGNQKVNIHARQTVDINDEAGVRINKSYRSLVCEAGGYEAHKRRQLCKDGDGQALLRHFSHMREVNNDFFFEIDMDEDNRISNVFWADSRSRAACEYFGDVVSFDTTYLTNKYDMPFAPFVGVNHHWQSILLGCGLVSAEDTSTFVWLFRCWLRCMSNRAPEGIITDQCKAMRNAIQIVFPNTNHRWCLWHIMKKVPEKL
- the LOC114173547 gene encoding protein FAR1-RELATED SEQUENCE 9-like, with the translated sequence MNAFFDGFINSSTSLQQFVVQYDNALRQKAEKEFEADFASVNTTIPCGSQSLIERQFQLHYTHAKFGEIQNEFRAKMNCFVMNVVKDGSIWNYNVKENFLWNGKRANKFHDVLFDSITTTTKCSCLLFEFRGILCRHCFLVLGQEDIDCVPEHYVLRRWSKNVRRRYTLMKAAYNQSSDDPQMQRFQSLRKRFNDIGEVACETESAAQSVFDQFNTIATTLGLPNEPNPFRCGDDHPSACHEDHSLPDHVMSSAHHSNIVRSPIHVKRKGRPRTNRLKSTVEKITKRKKTAAARNKASRNLMVCILQYCVFLY